A genomic region of Methanobrevibacter sp. contains the following coding sequences:
- a CDS encoding phosphatidylglycerophosphatase, which yields MSKKSKNNKNIKEIESIKKSLVNGELIKNEDALYINNPDYFLTFSDLEISDGIDIIENIMVLSDNYISFNRENEDEPLNDVELMEITEEYKEKNDIEGGYIAQSFDKIDYIINAYDDITVITVISNDLEIQDFYDDLKVVNSWKGFNNAKVDFGQIIILNHAFSPKLLIQLYKVATKQKAKFFESLHLPLHINTILNNDDFLVIASNLPEETLDQDYIMEIGLDITNMEYEDDDIDLEEFIERIEDAVVISCEDALEKINLNIGILDYLVSEGIQIGDMVEVGMSLLENIEPSDELKEKLEKQLLKSISDRNINALLISAVRLEEDLKKGRVREIDINEKPIHFYPDELVGAAIANQIAGTKALLNFRRYSKEKPGILYGLGPILSNTFAGLIAGCMTNILEE from the coding sequence TTGTCTAAAAAAAGCAAAAACAATAAGAATATCAAGGAAATTGAAAGCATCAAAAAGAGCTTGGTAAATGGTGAACTGATTAAAAATGAAGATGCCCTATATATCAATAATCCTGATTATTTTTTAACATTCAGCGATTTGGAAATAAGCGATGGGATTGACATAATTGAAAACATCATGGTCCTGTCAGACAATTACATCAGTTTCAATAGAGAAAATGAGGATGAACCGTTGAATGATGTTGAATTGATGGAAATCACTGAAGAATATAAGGAAAAGAATGATATTGAAGGAGGATATATCGCTCAAAGCTTTGATAAGATAGATTACATAATCAACGCTTACGATGATATAACCGTCATTACTGTGATTTCAAATGACCTCGAAATTCAAGACTTCTACGATGATTTGAAAGTAGTCAACAGTTGGAAAGGATTCAACAATGCTAAAGTCGACTTTGGACAAATAATAATTCTAAATCATGCATTCAGTCCTAAATTGCTTATACAACTTTATAAAGTGGCAACCAAACAAAAGGCCAAATTCTTTGAATCCCTTCACTTGCCACTTCACATAAACACTATCTTAAACAATGATGATTTCCTGGTGATTGCATCCAATCTTCCAGAGGAAACCTTAGACCAGGACTACATTATGGAAATCGGTCTGGACATTACAAATATGGAATATGAAGACGATGATATAGATTTGGAGGAGTTTATAGAAAGAATCGAAGATGCAGTTGTCATAAGCTGTGAGGATGCATTGGAAAAGATCAACTTGAATATTGGAATATTGGATTATCTTGTCAGTGAAGGAATCCAGATTGGAGACATGGTAGAAGTTGGAATGAGTCTTTTGGAAAACATTGAACCAAGTGATGAACTGAAAGAAAAACTAGAGAAGCAATTGCTCAAATCAATTAGTGATAGAAACATCAATGCACTGTTAATATCAGCTGTCAGACTGGAAGAAGACCTTAAAAAAGGAAGAGTCCGTGAGATTGACATCAATGAAAAACCAATCCATTTTTATCCGGATGAACTTGTCGGTGCAGCAATCGCAAATCAAATAGCTGGAACAAAGGCTTTACTCAACTTTAGAAGATATTCAAAGGAAAAGCCAGGAATATTATATGGTTTGGGACCAATCCTATCTAATACATTTGCAGGCTTAATAGCTGGATGCATGACAAATATACTCGAGGAATGA
- the cobS gene encoding adenosylcobinamide-GDP ribazoletransferase: MKEENNDDYFEKQSPSILRSIGGLLTFSTILPLNVYTTIEEMAKMTWFWPVINGFIGLIAALIAFILTKFIHFDPLLVATIVYGFLLIVNGFNHFDGLMDFGDGVMVHGDPQKKLGIMKDPMTGVGGISTGFIVGTITIAAYASLINYAYAVGFSFILLIIVAEISAKIGLTTCCICSKAGDDGIGKYFIQNMNLQNYVIGLIICFIISVALSLGPGIHIGLLGIIGGAFGGALTALIAKRHLEIANGDVLGTSNELGRLFSLIAMLILISINFSALL, translated from the coding sequence ATGAAAGAAGAAAACAATGATGACTATTTTGAAAAACAAAGCCCTTCCATATTGCGTTCAATTGGAGGTTTATTGACCTTTTCAACAATCCTTCCTTTAAACGTTTATACAACAATTGAAGAGATGGCAAAAATGACATGGTTCTGGCCGGTCATTAATGGATTTATCGGATTGATAGCTGCATTGATTGCATTCATATTAACAAAATTCATCCATTTTGACCCATTATTGGTTGCCACTATAGTCTATGGATTCCTATTGATTGTCAATGGATTCAATCATTTTGATGGACTTATGGACTTTGGTGATGGAGTGATGGTTCACGGAGACCCTCAGAAAAAATTAGGCATCATGAAGGATCCCATGACTGGCGTCGGTGGAATTTCCACAGGATTTATTGTGGGCACAATTACAATTGCAGCATACGCTTCATTAATCAATTATGCTTATGCCGTTGGCTTTAGTTTCATTTTATTGATTATCGTAGCGGAAATCTCTGCAAAAATAGGATTGACAACCTGCTGCATATGTTCAAAAGCAGGTGATGATGGAATCGGAAAATATTTCATCCAAAATATGAATCTTCAAAACTATGTGATTGGATTAATTATCTGCTTTATAATTTCTGTAGCCCTTAGCTTAGGACCTGGAATCCACATAGGACTTTTAGGAATCATTGGAGGAGCATTTGGTGGAGCATTGACTGCATTGATTGCTAAAAGGCATCTTGAGATTGCAAATGGAGATGTCCTTGGAACTTCAAATGAGTTAGGCAGACTTTTCTCATTGATAGCAATGCTAATATTGATTTCAATAAACTTTAGTGCTTTACTTTAA
- a CDS encoding tRNA (cytidine(56)-2'-O)-methyltransferase gives MNINVLRLDHRIGRDTRITTHVCLTARAFGASKVWLAGEEDHSMMKSVRDIADRWGGDFEIEYNNSYMEVIMNWRENGGKIVHLTMYGSQAHEIVDEVRETGDDILIIVGGAKVPTKVYKNADWNVSVTTQPHSEVAALAIFQHFLMEGKEFDLKFENPVFEVIPTAHGKTVNIHDENRKINKE, from the coding sequence ATGAATATAAATGTTTTAAGATTAGACCATAGAATAGGAAGAGATACACGTATTACAACCCATGTATGTTTGACTGCAAGAGCTTTCGGAGCAAGCAAGGTATGGTTGGCAGGAGAAGAGGACCATAGCATGATGAAAAGCGTTAGAGACATTGCAGACAGATGGGGAGGAGACTTTGAAATAGAATACAACAATTCTTACATGGAAGTCATAATGAACTGGAGAGAAAATGGAGGAAAAATAGTTCATTTGACAATGTATGGTTCTCAAGCTCATGAAATTGTAGATGAAGTTCGTGAAACCGGTGATGACATCTTAATCATCGTTGGTGGAGCGAAAGTACCTACAAAAGTCTATAAAAATGCTGATTGGAACGTTTCTGTAACTACACAGCCTCACTCTGAAGTTGCAGCACTTGCAATCTTCCAACATTTTTTGATGGAAGGAAAGGAATTCGACCTGAAATTTGAAAATCCTGTATTTGAAGTGATTCCAACAGCTCATGGAAAAACAGTGAATATCCATGATGAAAATAGAAAAATCAACAAAGAATAA